A segment of the Aridibaculum aurantiacum genome:
ATCTTCCAATGTACTTGCCATTACGTGATATAGAGCCGGGGCGAAGTAAAGAATACTGGGGAACTGTAATCCAAGTAGGACGACCTGAAATGCCGTCTCCATCAGCATCGTTTTCATCTGCTAAGGCTAATAGTGTTGCATCGGAAACGGCTTCAAAGAAGCCTAAACCTGTGTTTGCAGGTGGGGTAAAGCTGGATGAGGTAGCACCCGCCGGTATTTGTTCTGCCTGAAAGCCAATTATAGAACGGTGCTGTAATTGTGGACCTCCAAGGTGCAGGAAGTTGTTTCCTAAAGTGTCGCTTTGTCCAAACCTTGTAAGTGTTGTAAAGGGATGTCCTTTGCCGTCACCGGCATGACAACTGCCGCAGGAGTTGTTGACGAATAAAGGACCTAAGCCGTTTGCCTGGTTAAAGATTTCATCATTAAATGCTACATCACCTCTTAGGAACATCCTGTTTTGCTCTGATGTTAAGCCTTCAATCGGACCATCTAAGATTTCATCGTCTTTAGGTAGTTTGGGTAAAATCTTAGAGCATGAAATGTAAGCGAAAACAAAGGCTGCAAGGGATGCTACAATAAGTAATTGTCTTCTCATTTTCAGGAGCTTTAAATATATTTTTAGACGAGCCTAAATTTATTGTTAGGTAAATATATCAAAGTTTAACCTGAAATAGAAGCAGATTTTGGAAAAAAGGAGCAAACTGAAGAAAAGAGAACTACACTTTTATTTTCTGGATGCGAACAGCATTCAGGATGGCTAACAGTGCTACTCCTACATCTGCAATTACTGCTTCCCACAGGGTGGCAACGCCACCGGCTCCTAAAATAAGTACAATGATTTTTACAACCATTGCTAAGATGATGTTCTGCCAAACAATGTTTCTTGTAATCTTTCCTATTTTGATTGCTGATACAATTTTTGAAGGCTGGTCGTTCTGAATTACTATGTCTGCTGTTTCTATTGTTGCATCACTTCCTAAACCTCCCATTGCTATGCCTGCATCTGCTAAAGCAACTACCGGTGCATCGTTCACTCCATCACCTGCGAATGCTATTCGCCTTCCTTCGTTCTTTAGTTGTTGTACTTTTTCTACTTTGCCTTCGGGTAGTAAGTCGCCAAATGCTTTATCTATTCCAATGCTCTTTGCCACCTGATTGACCACACTTTGCTTGTCGCCCGAAAGCATCACGGTTTGGATATTCAGTTTATGCATTTCTTCAATTGCCTGCTTTGCATCTTCTTTAACTTCATCTGCTATTGTAATGTAACCTGCATAAGCATTGTTTACTGCTACTACTACTATTGTATTAACTTCCTGTTCTAACTCTTCAGGATAATTAATACCGAACTTCTTTAACAGCTTTAAATTACCTGCTAATACTTCCTTGCCTTCGACACTACCTTTTAAACCATGACCTGATATTTCTTCAACACCTTCTACTTTTACATTGTCTTTTGCAGTACCTGCATATTCTGTTACTGCTTTAGCAATTGGATGTGTTGAGTTTTGTTCTAATGCTGAAGTGAGTTTTACAAGTTCCTCTTTGCTTATGTTGTTTGGTACTACCTGTTGAACTTTAAAAACACCTTTGGTTAGTGTTCCTGTTTTATCCATCACTACGGTATTAATCTTAGTCATCACATCTAAGAAGTTGCCACCTTTAAAGAGTATTCCATTTCTTGATGCTAAACCAATTCCTCCAAAATATCCTAATGGTATCGACACTACTAATGCACATGGACAACTGATAACTAAGAATACTAATGCTCTATAAAACCATGTTGTAAATACATAATCATCTACAATCAAATAAGGAACTAAACATACTGCAAGTGCTAAGAAAAATACTATTGGTGTATACACTTTAGCAAACCTTGAAATAAACAATTGTGTCTGTGATTTTCTTGCTGTTGCATCCTGCACCATTTCTAAAATCTTACTTAGCTTACTATCTTTGAATAGTGCGGTTACTTTTACCTCTGATACTGTATTTAAGTTTATCATTCCTGCATAGATAGCTTCGCCCTTGTATTTTGTATCTGGTTTACTTTCTCCTGTTAATGCGGCTGTGTTGAATGATGCATTTTCAGATAATAGTTCTCCATCTAAGGCAACTTTTTCTCCTGGCTTTACCTGTATGCTTTCACCTAATTCAATTGCTGATGGATTTATAACTGTAGCCTGTCCATTTCTTAATACTGTTACTTCATCAGGTCTTATGTCTAATAATGCCTTTATATTCTTCTTTGCATTATTTACTGCGGCATCCTGAAACCATTCGCCTATCTGGTAGAATACCATTACGGCAACACCTTCTTCATACTCTCCGATTATAAATGCACCAATTGTTGCCACACTCATTAATACAAACTCGTTGAAGAAGTCGCCACGTTTTGATTTGCGGAACGCCAAGTTTAATACACTTCTGCCTGCAAGGATGTAAGCTATAAGGTTGATGATTAATGATGGAATATTAGGCAACTCTATATGAAAGCCATACTCTAATACAAGCAATACGATGAGTATTGCTAAAGCTAACAACAAGTCCCAATGCGCTTTCCATCCTGGCTCTTCTGCTCCATGATTGTGACCATCATCAGCAGAATGCTGATGTTCTTCGTTTTTGTCTGTTATCTTTTCAAGCTGGTCTAACTGTAAGTCTTTAGCTTGTTCGTTGTTATGATTGTGTTCCATAAATAAATTATTGTATAAAAAATGAAATGATACCAGTAGCAACTAAAGTCACTCCTGTTATTATACCTGCATTGTGTTCTATTGAATGCCAATTCAATTTTAGTAAGCCCTTGTAAGCGTAGCGAACAAGCAGCATCATGCCTGTTGTTGTAATTACTAAATACATAAGGGCAATAAGCACTACAAGCCACCCGGCTTGTGTGCCTGCTAATAGAAAATATGCTTCAATCTCCATACATGGAGAAAGGAACATTGCTATTGTCAAAGCTGTTATTATTGCTTTTTTAGACTTCTTTCTTTTTAATTCACTATCTACATGAAAATGCTTGTGCCTGTGATGCCGGTAAATGAATATTAAGCCTATAGATATAAGTATAACAGGAGCTATTATGTTTGTGAAGTGGGTTACTCTATCATCGAGCTTAGCACCTAATACACCTAACAAGACACCGATAAGGATTGTACTTACGCCATGTGCTAAAGCACAAATCAGTGTAACTTTTGTAACCTCTTGTATTGACCAATGCTCTTTCCTCCCTATAGCAATTACAGGCAACCAATGATTAGGTATTACTGCATGAAGCAAACTGATTATTAAAGCACCTGTAATTATTGAAATCATAATAGTCTTCTTACTGTTCTTTTGTATTCGGTATAAACTGTGCCATGTTGTTTTATTAAGAACTCTTCTTCCAATCGTATTTGAATTTGTATGACGATGTAAGATGTAGCAGCTACAAAGAATGTAACTGTATCAGGAATGATTAAAAAGATACCTATGGTGCTAAGTATCATTCCTAAAAAAATAGGGTTACGTGATAAGCTGAAAAAACCATTTGTTATCAATTCTGTTCTGTTCTTTTCATCTATACCTATTCTCCAGGATTGCTTCATGTGGTATTGTGCAATTACTATCCAGATAAGTGAAGCATGAATAATGAATAAGCCTGTGTATTGCAACCAATCTTTTTGAAGAAATGGAATTGGATTTAGGTATATATATGTGTTTGCAGATAAAGAGAATAACAGGACTGCTATAACAAGCAGCCCTGTTAACACTTTCATTATTGTTCCTATGTAATCATGTGCATTATCACTTTTACCGAAGGTTACAGGATTAATGCCTGTCTTCTTATAAACTCTTATACTTGGCAGAACGAAAGTGATAAGTAGGTACACAAGTAAGAAAAGCGGCAGATAGTATTTTAGGTATTGTAACATAGAAATAGTTTAGTGTTCGTGTCCTCCTGTATTTGTCATTTTGGCTAAGGCAAAGAATGCGCCTTTAGTAATAATCTTTGTTTGTGGTGGAAGGTCTTTTAATAGTTTGACCTCGGTATACCCTACGTCTGTTGCGCCCTTAATAACTGCTATTCTTTCAAAATTTGTTGTTGCATGACTTTCACCTTCTTTATGTCCTGCCTCTTTTTCTTCATGACCTTCTTCCTTTTCGCCTTCCTCATGATGTTCTTCTTCTGCCGTTGTTAATACAAAAATGTAATCCTGTCCTTGTGAGTTTACAATTGCCTCTGTTGGTACAGCAGGAACAACGTTAGTGCCTATACTTATTACTGCGGTTATATTCATGCCTTCAATCAATCCTGTTTTATCACCCATCACCACTGCATGAATTGGAACTGTTTTCGTTTCATTTGCAAAGGCTGTACCTATCGAATATATCTGTGCATCATACTCTTTGCCTGGATTGTTAGTTAAGGTGAAATGTATTGTTTGGTTTGCATGAAGCCTTGGCAAGTCTTTCTCAAAAACAAATAAGTCGAGGTGCAACCTTGAATTGTTTACTATTTCTGCAAGAGGTGTTGAAGGGTCTACATTGGAACCAATTTGAGCAATTACATTGCTTACTGTGCCACTTATAGGGGCTGTAATGGTAAGGGTAGTAATAATGTTTCCTCTACCTACACTGCTTGCAGATATACCCATTGCACTCAACTGCTTTTGCAGCGAATTTCTGGTTACCCTTAGCGTTGCCAATTCTGTTTGTACTCTTTGTACATTCTTCAATGGTGCTGCATCACCAGCTACCAGTTCTCTTTGCCTTTTATATTCAATTTCTGCAAGGCTAATTTGTGCATTTACTGTCTGTAATTGTTGTTGCAGGTTAGCAACATCAGGATTTACAATTGTAGCTACAACCTGTCCTTTCTTTACGTATTTGCCGGGATGGATAAGCAATGTTTTTATCACTCCACTGTTAACAGATGTAATGAAAGCCTTGTTCTCATTTGGAACAGATAACATACCATTTGCCTTGATTGATGTTTGCAGGTTTTTAAGCTCAATTGTACCTAATTGTATACCTGCTGTTTTTATCTGTTCTTCAGTAAGAGAAACAATGGTGCCTGGTGCTTCTTCGTGGTGCTCTTCTTCCTTTACTGTTTCCGTCTTCTTGTTACCACAAGAGGCAAGCAGGTTTAGGATGGTTATTATTAAAAATAATTTCTTCATTTCAGTTATTTATTTAAATAGAAGTTTAGTTGTATTGCTGATTGGTTGTACTGGTTTAGTACCTCCAAATAGTTTCTCTGAATGTCTATTGCTTGTGTTAGGTATTGTGTTAGTTCAGCGAAATTTATTTCGCCTCCACGATAAGCAAGGTTTGATGACTTTATGATTTTTTCAGCCTGTGCAAGTCCTGTGCTTTCATAGTATGTAAGCAGTTCCAAATCTTTTTGAAGCTGTATGTACGCCTGGCTGTAGTTTGTTCTTAATGCTTGCCTTTCGTAATCAAGTATACTTTGCTGGTAGCTTCGTTCTAACTCCGCTGCTCTTACTCTATTCTTATATGTTTTAGAAGCAAAAAGTGGAATACCTACACTAACTGAAAAACCTGAAAAGGGATTAGACAAACCGTACAACCTTTGAGAAAAAAACCTTCCTTCAAAGTTTGGTTTTCGGTTCTGCTGTTGAACATTCAATTCTGCCTGTGCAATAGAAATGTTTTGTTGCTGTAATTGTAATTGAGGATGTGTATTAAAAGTCGTATCTAAAAAATCTACCTGTATTCTTTGAACTGTTGTGGTATCAGGCAGGTAAATGCCTGTAGTATTAAGAACCCTTTTTAAGACTTCCTGCTGTGTTTGAATATCTCTTTGTAACAGGCTTAGTTGTACCGTTGTTTCTCTTGCCCTTGCCATTGCAGAAAGGCTGTCAAGCCCTGCACTCTCACCTGTCTTAACCCTTAGCACTGCTGCTTTAGCTAATGATGTGTAAATGCTATCTAATCTTTGCCAAAGAAGCTGCTTGCTCTGCAAGTACCACAAGTTGTAATAGGTCGCCTGCAATTCTCTTCTAATTTCTAATGCTCTTATCTGTTTTGAGATTTCAACTGACTTTACCTGTTCCTGCAACAAGTTCCTTCTTGCCCTGTATACGGATGGCAGTTCAATGCTTTGTGATAAGCCTATTTTAAGAATGCCTTTCGGGTCTTGTGGGTTAATGTCTTCGTTCTCTATGAAAGCTCCTGTTCTTGGGATGTCAAGCCATGTGCCCTGCAATGTTCTGCTGCGCTGTATTTGCAAATCACTTGCTCTTATCTGAAGGTTATTTCTTAACGCTGTATCAAATGCAGCATTGAATGAAATACGATTGGCTGCACCCGGACTTTGAGCAAATATTGATTGAGAAATAAAGACTGCTAAAAGTAGTGTTACCACTTTTGGTAACGTTGTATTTAATTTCATCTTTGGTTTTGTAAAGAGGATATATAGTATAGGTATAACAACTAAGGTGAGTAGTGTAGCCGTTACTAAGCCACCGATTACTACGGTAGCCAATGGTCTTTGTACTTCTGCACCTGCACCTGATGAAATAGCCATCGGCAAAAAACCTAATGAAGCAACTGCTGCTGTCATCAATACGGGTCTAAGCCTGATTTTTGTTCCTTCTTTTACTCTTGCTATTATATCATCCCATCCTTCTTTTTCTAACTGGTTGAATGTTCCTATAAGTACTATACCATTTAAAACTGCTACACCAAACAATGCAATAAAACCTACACCTGCTGAAATGCTAAAAGGCATACCTCTAAGCAGTAGTGCAAACACACCACCTATTGCCGACATTGGTATAGCTGTAAAGATTAGTGTTGCCTGTTTTGCAGAATGGAATGTGAAGTAAAGCAGAATGAAAATTAATAGCAGTGCCGCAGGTACTGCAATCTGCAATCTTGCAGATGCTTTCTCTAAGTTTTCAAATGTTCCACCATAAGTAAAGTAATAACCGGCAGGCAGTTTGAATGTGCTTAGTTTGGCTTGTATGTCTTTTACTACTGATTGTACATCCCTGTCTTTTACATTAAAGCCTACTACAACTCTTCGCTTAGCATCTTCACGACTAATTTGTGCAGGACCTTCTTTGAACTCAACAGAAGCAACTTGGTTTAAAGGGATTTGATTACCTCCCGTTGTTGGTATGTATAAGTTGGCAACATCTTCAATTGATGAACGATAGGTTGTATCAAGTCTTACTACTAAATCAAACTTTCTTTCGTTCTCAAAAACAACTCCTGCTGCCTGACCTGCAAAGGCTGTACTCACTACCTTATTTATGTCTTCTATGTTTAAACCGTAGTTTGCAATCCTGCTTCTATCGTATGTAATGGTTATTTGAGGTAAGCCTTCAATTCTTTCGATTTGTGGTTCTGTTGCTCCTTCCACTGATTGAATTACTTTGCCTATTCTTGGTGCTAAAGCAGCTAATGTATCTATGTTCTCCCCAAATATTTTAATAGCTACATCTTGCCGTACACCTGTCATCAATTCATTAAAACGCATTTGAATTGGTTGGTTGGCTTCAAAGAAAATACCTGGTA
Coding sequences within it:
- a CDS encoding heavy metal translocating P-type ATPase, which codes for MEHNHNNEQAKDLQLDQLEKITDKNEEHQHSADDGHNHGAEEPGWKAHWDLLLALAILIVLLVLEYGFHIELPNIPSLIINLIAYILAGRSVLNLAFRKSKRGDFFNEFVLMSVATIGAFIIGEYEEGVAVMVFYQIGEWFQDAAVNNAKKNIKALLDIRPDEVTVLRNGQATVINPSAIELGESIQVKPGEKVALDGELLSENASFNTAALTGESKPDTKYKGEAIYAGMINLNTVSEVKVTALFKDSKLSKILEMVQDATARKSQTQLFISRFAKVYTPIVFFLALAVCLVPYLIVDDYVFTTWFYRALVFLVISCPCALVVSIPLGYFGGIGLASRNGILFKGGNFLDVMTKINTVVMDKTGTLTKGVFKVQQVVPNNISKEELVKLTSALEQNSTHPIAKAVTEYAGTAKDNVKVEGVEEISGHGLKGSVEGKEVLAGNLKLLKKFGINYPEELEQEVNTIVVVAVNNAYAGYITIADEVKEDAKQAIEEMHKLNIQTVMLSGDKQSVVNQVAKSIGIDKAFGDLLPEGKVEKVQQLKNEGRRIAFAGDGVNDAPVVALADAGIAMGGLGSDATIETADIVIQNDQPSKIVSAIKIGKITRNIVWQNIILAMVVKIIVLILGAGGVATLWEAVIADVGVALLAILNAVRIQKIKV
- a CDS encoding methyltransferase family protein, with the translated sequence MLQYLKYYLPLFLLVYLLITFVLPSIRVYKKTGINPVTFGKSDNAHDYIGTIMKVLTGLLVIAVLLFSLSANTYIYLNPIPFLQKDWLQYTGLFIIHASLIWIVIAQYHMKQSWRIGIDEKNRTELITNGFFSLSRNPIFLGMILSTIGIFLIIPDTVTFFVAATSYIVIQIQIRLEEEFLIKQHGTVYTEYKRTVRRLL
- a CDS encoding efflux RND transporter periplasmic adaptor subunit, which translates into the protein MKKLFLIITILNLLASCGNKKTETVKEEEHHEEAPGTIVSLTEEQIKTAGIQLGTIELKNLQTSIKANGMLSVPNENKAFITSVNSGVIKTLLIHPGKYVKKGQVVATIVNPDVANLQQQLQTVNAQISLAEIEYKRQRELVAGDAAPLKNVQRVQTELATLRVTRNSLQKQLSAMGISASSVGRGNIITTLTITAPISGTVSNVIAQIGSNVDPSTPLAEIVNNSRLHLDLFVFEKDLPRLHANQTIHFTLTNNPGKEYDAQIYSIGTAFANETKTVPIHAVVMGDKTGLIEGMNITAVISIGTNVVPAVPTEAIVNSQGQDYIFVLTTAEEEHHEEGEKEEGHEEKEAGHKEGESHATTNFERIAVIKGATDVGYTEVKLLKDLPPQTKIITKGAFFALAKMTNTGGHEH
- a CDS encoding CusA/CzcA family heavy metal efflux RND transporter, with the protein product MLDKIILFSIKNKLVIGVMTIALIAWGVWSATKLPIDAVPDITNNQVQIITNAPTLASQEVEQFITYPIEQSIANLPDLEEVRSISRFGLSVITVVFSDDVDIYFARQLINERLKEAEDQIPEGLGKPELAPVSTGLGQIFEYVLHPKKGSEHKYTSSDLRTMQDWIVARQLYGTPGVAEVNSFGGMLKQYEVAVDPNRLKALNVSVAEIFEALEKNNANTGGAYIDKKPNAYFIRGIGLVTSLEDIGRIVVKNTNGIPTMISNVADVRFGHATRYGAMTRNGESEVVGGIVMMLKGSNSAEVVARVKERMEVIKKSLPPDVLIEPYLDRTSLVSRAISTVETNLVEGALIVIFVLVLFLGNLRAGLIVASAIPLALLFALGLMNVFGVSANLMSLGAIDFGLIVDGAVIIVEATLHHLATRKSNKVLTQKEMDEEVYQSASRIRSSAAFGEIIILIVYIPILTLVGIEGKMFRPMAQTVGFAILGALILSLTYIPMISAAFLSKKISHKVTFSDRMINFFQKLYAPVLNAAIRMKYIVITAAAVLTIISIVIFTRMGGEFIPQLEEGDYAFHCILPQGSSLSQSIETSMQASRIIKAFPEVKEVIGRTGSAEVPTDPMPPEASDLIIVLKDKDEWTTTEDYKELAEMMLEKLEAIPGIFFEANQPIQMRFNELMTGVRQDVAIKIFGENIDTLAALAPRIGKVIQSVEGATEPQIERIEGLPQITITYDRSRIANYGLNIEDINKVVSTAFAGQAAGVVFENERKFDLVVRLDTTYRSSIEDVANLYIPTTGGNQIPLNQVASVEFKEGPAQISREDAKRRVVVGFNVKDRDVQSVVKDIQAKLSTFKLPAGYYFTYGGTFENLEKASARLQIAVPAALLLIFILLYFTFHSAKQATLIFTAIPMSAIGGVFALLLRGMPFSISAGVGFIALFGVAVLNGIVLIGTFNQLEKEGWDDIIARVKEGTKIRLRPVLMTAAVASLGFLPMAISSGAGAEVQRPLATVVIGGLVTATLLTLVVIPILYILFTKPKMKLNTTLPKVVTLLLAVFISQSIFAQSPGAANRISFNAAFDTALRNNLQIRASDLQIQRSRTLQGTWLDIPRTGAFIENEDINPQDPKGILKIGLSQSIELPSVYRARRNLLQEQVKSVEISKQIRALEIRRELQATYYNLWYLQSKQLLWQRLDSIYTSLAKAAVLRVKTGESAGLDSLSAMARARETTVQLSLLQRDIQTQQEVLKRVLNTTGIYLPDTTTVQRIQVDFLDTTFNTHPQLQLQQQNISIAQAELNVQQQNRKPNFEGRFFSQRLYGLSNPFSGFSVSVGIPLFASKTYKNRVRAAELERSYQQSILDYERQALRTNYSQAYIQLQKDLELLTYYESTGLAQAEKIIKSSNLAYRGGEINFAELTQYLTQAIDIQRNYLEVLNQYNQSAIQLNFYLNK